One Deltaproteobacteria bacterium genomic region harbors:
- a CDS encoding PIN domain protein: MKKTLIYADTSVIGGCCDPEFQEWSLGLLRDFQAGTFSLLLSELTEAEIQDAPDEVKGIYEEFQKTALDILELTTEAAELADTYLVHKILPFNFLNDARHIAIATVAGADLVVSWNFKHIVHFEKIQKFNAVNIEMGYKTILIFSPREVTTYVSKGS, from the coding sequence ATGAAAAAAACTCTTATTTACGCGGATACATCGGTCATTGGTGGTTGTTGTGACCCTGAGTTTCAGGAATGGTCACTTGGACTTTTAAGAGATTTTCAGGCAGGCACTTTTTCATTGCTTTTATCTGAGCTTACTGAAGCAGAAATCCAGGATGCTCCAGATGAAGTAAAAGGTATTTATGAGGAATTTCAAAAGACTGCACTTGATATTCTTGAGCTTACCACTGAAGCTGCGGAGCTCGCTGATACATATTTGGTTCATAAAATTCTGCCTTTCAACTTTCTGAATGATGCCCGCCATATTGCCATTGCAACCGTTGCGGGGGCAGACCTTGTTGTGAGTTGGAATTTCAAGCATATTGTCCATTTTGAGAAGATTCAGAAATTTAACGCTGTTAATATCGAAATGGGATACAAAACGATATTGATTTTCTCACCAAGGGAGGTGACAACGTATGTCAGTAAAGGCAGTTGA
- the proC gene encoding pyrroline-5-carboxylate reductase, which produces MLKKRIGIIGVGNMGEAILRGLQKKGVAEGIAASDIRPDRRDYIKRTYEVEVVQDNLQLASQVQILILAVKPQELKRVLQEIAPALDSSKLLISIAAGVSLGTIASILDKDARLIRAMPNIAALVLESAIALSQGGEASAEDLEVAQEIFNALGTTVVLPEALMDAVTGMSASGPAYVCLFIEALADGGVRMGLPRKEALEMAIQTVLGTARLLSEGGEHPAHLKDRVASPGGTTIAGVASLEAKGFRGAVMEAVASATQRSKELAKMKG; this is translated from the coding sequence ATGCTGAAGAAAAGGATTGGAATCATCGGCGTTGGGAACATGGGAGAGGCCATCCTGCGAGGTCTCCAAAAAAAGGGGGTGGCTGAGGGCATAGCTGCCAGTGACATCCGCCCAGACAGAAGGGACTACATCAAGAGGACCTATGAAGTGGAGGTGGTCCAGGATAATCTACAGCTCGCCTCCCAGGTCCAGATCCTCATCCTGGCTGTCAAGCCCCAGGAGTTGAAAAGGGTCCTCCAAGAAATCGCCCCTGCCCTCGATTCCTCAAAGCTCCTCATCTCCATCGCCGCCGGGGTCTCCCTCGGGACCATCGCTTCTATATTAGACAAGGACGCGCGCCTCATCAGGGCGATGCCCAATATTGCGGCCCTAGTATTGGAGTCCGCCATCGCCCTCTCCCAAGGAGGGGAGGCCTCTGCAGAAGATCTGGAGGTGGCCCAGGAGATATTCAATGCCTTGGGCACCACGGTGGTCCTCCCGGAGGCGCTGATGGATGCCGTGACCGGTATGAGTGCAAGCGGTCCTGCCTATGTCTGCCTTTTTATCGAGGCCTTGGCAGATGGAGGGGTGCGGATGGGACTGCCAAGGAAAGAGGCCTTAGAAATGGCGATCCAGACGGTCCTCGGAACTGCCCGGCTCCTCTCAGAAGGGGGTGAACATCCCGCCCATCTGAAGGACAGAGTAGCCTCCCCAGGGGGGACGACTATAGCGGGGGTCGCCTCATTGGAGGCCAAGGGGTTCAGGGGGGCCGTGATGGAGGCTGTGGCCTCCGCTACCCAGCGGTCCAAAGAACTGGCAAAGATGAAGGGGTGA